The Canis lupus familiaris isolate Mischka breed German Shepherd chromosome 1, alternate assembly UU_Cfam_GSD_1.0, whole genome shotgun sequence DNA window TAGACAAcataattctgaattttattaaaagataagtttcatttttgttttctttttccaataaaCACATATCAGGTTTGGCTACACCCCAGTGCAAGAAAGACTCAGCTGCCTGGCCAAGGACAACTCTATCTACGTTGTAGCTAATATTGGAGATAAGAAGCCATGCAATGCCAGTGACTCTCAGTGTCCCCTCGATGGTCGTTATCAATACAACACTGATGTGGTGTTTGATTCTCAGGGAAAACTGGTGGCACGCTACCATAAGGTAAAATTAATTTGCAAACAGTTCAGTTACtaagtatttaacaaaataaagtggacaagaaagaaaaataattagtgtTGGTAAAAAGTATACTTCAGAAGCAGACTAGAGACAAAGCATAGTAAGTAATGATTAGGTGTGGTAAGCTCCTATGAAGAGGCTCAGGAGGCTTCCTATGCATTTAGGAACACAGGAATATATCTGTGGAAGTGTATGAAAATCAGCAGGAGGTACCTGCATTGACGTATAATGTTGCCTTTTAGACTTTGTCCTTTTAAAGACATGCCTTGGCATTGGGtcaagactagaaggaaaaactacCTACCAGATAGACTTGGttttgaagagaaagaagcaaagaaagttCTTTCTCCACAGAAAAGAGTTAAGTGTTCTTGGCAAATAGAAGTTATCTATTTCACTCCTATGTCTTTCTAAGATTCAAGAGGGCCTTAATAATTAAGGATTTCCTTCtacatatctataaaatgtggatattGAACCAAAGGCTCCTATCAGTTGTAGTAATCTCTGATTCTCTTACACTTTTTCCCTGTGAAGACAGTGGTCATGGATTAAATTGGCACTAAGAGATGTTGGCTTGCACATTTTCAGGCACAGTAACACCCAGGCCAACTTCTGAAAAGAGACTTTTACCCACTTCATCTTCCGTTTCTTACAGCACAACCTTTTCATGGGTGAAAATCAATTCAATGTACCCAAGAAACCTGAGGTTGTGACTTTTGACACCATCTTTGGAAGATTTGGCGTTTTCACATGCTTTGATATACTCTTCTATGATCCTGCTGTTACTCTGGTGAAAGATTTCCATGTGGATACCATAGTCTTcccaacagcatggatgaatgtTTTGCCACATTTATCAGCTATTCAATTCCACTCAGCTTGGGCAATGGGCATGGGAGTCAACTTCCTTGCATCCAATATACATCACCCCTCAAAAAGAATGACAGGTAATGTGTAAGCTCTAAAATTTACAAACTTTTGTAATcaaaaaagtacaagaaaaaatattttttctagctaACGTGTATACTccttaatataatattttcttaatttttgcatATCTAGCTGGTGACATACTGTAGAATCAGTCTCAATCCAAAttgttttgtagatttatttaggttttttttttttccatttatatgtatactttttttttccccttcaaaaatTCACCACTTCTTACATGAAAGTTTCTCTTATTGGCCTCTTAGTATCATACTTTGATTTCTTCTCACTTGTTGtccttttcaatatattttactataattaatGATGCATATAACTTAGAGTAAATGATAATGTGAGTTTAAAATAACACTAACAACTACGCAATTCCATTTCACTTCtctattttaaatgctatttccAACATCACTTTCAGGAAGTGGCATCTATGCACCCGATTCTCCAAGAGCATTTCATTATGATATGAAGACAAAAGAGGGAAAACTTCTCCTCTCACAACTGGATTCTTATACACATCACCCTATCGTGGTGAATTGGACTTCTTATGCCAGTAGTATAAAAGCATTCCCAACAGAAAATCAGGAATTTACAGGTACTGCTTTTTTTGATGAATTCACCTTCTTGGAGCTCACAAGAGTCACAGGAAATTACACAGTTTGTCAGAAAAAACTCTGCTGTCATCTAAGCTACAAGATGTCTGAAAAGAGAACAGATGAAGTTTATGCCCTAGGGGCGTTTGATGGACTACATGTTGTCGAAGGGAGGTATTATTTACAGGTAATTATTGTTTTGGTCACAGGGAAGTTAACCAGATATAATACAGGACCCCCAGTTGAATTTGAATTacagataaacaatgaattatttttattataagcatGCCTCAATTTTTTGGATACATGTgcactaaaaattttatttgaatttgagtTTAGTTGGGCATCTTGAATTTTTATGTGCTAAAACTTGAAATCCTAGTTGTCAGTCTGATTTGAAACTGGCTAGAGAAAAGGCAGAAGATTTATTTACAGTACctgtatttaaaatgatataataattaAGTTACAGATGACTTTAATGGTTGTTAACCTCTCCTATTTCCTTCCTGaataaatttatcctttttttttttttttttgatatgtcCACTAAAGCTTATCATTGCATGTTTCATTAAGAGCTTGACACTAAGTATGTCCTGGAGACATTGACAGTTGACCTCTGAGATATGTAGTAGATAGTTCACTTCCCTCAACATTAAAGGGGGAACTATTATAGCCTGGTGAGGTGTGACCCCTATGAGCAAACAACTTTCATATTCCTCTCATTCTGTTCTCCTCTTCCCTAAACTGGCTCCCATCCTATTTCAAGGCTTCCTGTTGACATTTCAGCCCCATCCAATCCATTTCCTGTACTCTAGTTACAAAAATTACTAAAAgccatttctgattattttattctcttgcttAAAATTCCTCACTGTCTTCTAGTGGGCAAATCAAATTCCTTAACAAAACATACTCAAATTCTTGACATGTGCCATTTCCTAGTCTCCATTGTCTTCTCTCACTTCTCTCACATGTGCCCTCGGTTTCTCTCATATTGAGACCTTTCCTCTTCCCCATTGTGTGGGCATCTGCAGACcctatgcatgtgtgcacaggtGGTTTCCTTTATCTATGATGGCCCCACCTATTCACCATTCACAGTGCTTTTCAAGTGTTGTCTTCACCAAGAAGGCTGCCCTGGCACTTTCTGTAGCACCACTCCCACCTCCCTACCTGGTCTAGGTACTTCAGACATCCATGCTCAGCTTTATCAAGGACATATTATGTGAAATTATCCACATACTCATTTAAGACTGAAAACTATTGAGTGCTGGACCTAAACCCATTGTACAATATTCTGTTTGCTATATGACAAACACTTTACCAATGCTTGCTCATTTGGACATTTATTTTAGTGCCTACTGCATAGTAGGTATATATTCAGTGCTACTGGATATGAAGATGAATAAGTAAAGGCCCTTCTCTTGAAGAATTTAGTAGCAGGGATAGacatatgaataaataaggtCAATACAGGTGGCATGTAATAGAACTTAGAATCCACATTTTGTTGTAGGAATACGAACAAGCTCTACCTGGCCTAATCTGGAGATTCAGGGAAGTTTCCAGAGACATGATATATAGACTTATGCTTTTATCCAAATGAAAAGAGTGGAAGGAAATTCTAGACAGAATGGAATTTGAGCAAGTGTGTGGATGTGTCAAGAAGTAGGGTATGCAGGTCATTGTTATTAAGGCATAATGTAAGAAACAAGGGTTGGTGGAAGATGAACCTAGAGGCAGGATCACATTTGA harbors:
- the LOC119875957 gene encoding pantetheinase isoform X5, with the protein product MITSRLLVYVAVLVLCVIKVSSRDTFIAAVYEHAVKLPNATLVPVSHEEALAVMNQNLDLLEAAITSAANQGAHIIVTPEDGIYGWNFSRETIYPYLEDIPDPGVNWIPCNNPKRFGYTPVQERLSCLAKDNSIYVVANIGDKKPCNASDSQCPLDGRYQYNTDVVFDSQGKLVARYHKHNLFMGENQFNVPKKPEVVTFDTIFGRFGVFTCFDILFYDPAVTLVKDFHVDTIVFPTAWMNVLPHLSAIQFHSAWAMGMGVNFLASNIHHPSKRMTGSGIYAPDSPRAFHYDMKTKEGKLLLSQLDSYTHHPIVVNWTSYASSIKAFPTENQEFTGTAFFDEFTFLELTRVTGNYTVCQKKLCCHLSYKMSEKRTDEVYALGAFDGLHVVEGRYYLQICTLLKCKTAHVHTCGGAVETASTRFDMFSLSGTFGTQYVFPEVLLSETQLAPGEFQVSSDGRLFSMKPLSGPLLTVTLFGRIYEKDQTLKASSDPRSQVPGVMLLVIIPIVCSLSW